The proteins below are encoded in one region of Paenibacillus albus:
- the gcvPA gene encoding aminomethyl-transferring glycine dehydrogenase subunit GcvPA: MTLPHRYIPMTEQDKAEMLATIGAATTDDLFRDIPDAIRYRGVLPMSPALDEISLLTHMKELTSRNTDTANCTSFLGAGIYDHHIPVIINHLISRSEFYTAYTPYQPEISQGELQAIFEFQSYICELTGMAVANASMYDGMTALSEAGALAAGATKRRKLVVSRTVHPEARETLRTMAHGLGLDIVEVGYSASGVTDLAALRAAVSSDTAAVLVQSPNFFGCLEDLAAIEPIIHGVKGLFVVSANPISLGLLEAPGKLGADIVVGDAQPLGIPQSFGGPTCGFFAVAEPLMRRMPGRIVGQTKDLDGKRGFVLTLQAREQHIRREKATSNICSNQALLALCASIYLSTLGKQGLIDVANLNLSKAHYANSQLAGQEGITLPFTAPFFNEFVIRLPEEGPSVSEINEQLLKCGMLGGYDLGLAYPELAGHMLVAVTEKRTREEIDHFASRLGELQ, translated from the coding sequence ATGACGCTACCGCATCGCTACATCCCGATGACCGAGCAGGATAAAGCCGAGATGCTGGCCACGATCGGCGCAGCCACGACCGATGATCTCTTCCGCGATATTCCCGATGCGATCCGTTACCGAGGCGTCCTCCCGATGTCGCCGGCGCTGGATGAAATTTCACTGCTTACCCATATGAAAGAGCTGACCAGCCGTAACACCGATACGGCCAACTGCACCAGCTTCCTCGGCGCCGGTATCTACGATCATCATATCCCGGTAATCATCAATCACCTGATCTCCCGCTCTGAATTTTATACCGCCTATACCCCGTACCAGCCGGAAATCAGCCAAGGCGAGCTGCAAGCCATTTTCGAATTTCAGTCTTATATCTGTGAATTAACGGGCATGGCTGTGGCGAACGCTAGCATGTACGACGGCATGACGGCATTGTCGGAAGCAGGCGCATTGGCTGCCGGAGCCACCAAACGGCGCAAGCTCGTCGTCTCCCGCACGGTTCATCCGGAAGCCCGCGAAACGCTCCGAACGATGGCGCATGGACTGGGCCTCGATATCGTCGAAGTTGGCTATTCCGCAAGCGGAGTCACCGATCTCGCGGCACTGCGAGCAGCGGTTTCCAGCGATACGGCTGCCGTGCTTGTCCAGTCCCCTAATTTCTTCGGCTGTCTAGAGGACCTGGCCGCGATCGAACCGATTATCCATGGCGTCAAAGGGCTGTTCGTCGTCAGCGCCAATCCGATCTCGCTCGGGCTTCTCGAAGCGCCGGGCAAGCTCGGTGCGGACATCGTCGTTGGCGATGCGCAGCCGCTCGGCATCCCGCAATCGTTCGGAGGGCCGACCTGCGGCTTCTTCGCTGTCGCCGAACCGTTGATGCGCCGGATGCCGGGCCGAATCGTCGGCCAGACCAAGGACCTCGATGGCAAGCGCGGGTTCGTGCTGACGCTGCAAGCACGTGAGCAGCATATCCGCCGCGAGAAGGCGACCTCCAACATTTGCTCGAATCAAGCACTGCTCGCCTTATGCGCTTCGATTTACCTGTCTACACTTGGCAAGCAAGGGCTTATTGATGTAGCGAATTTGAATCTGTCGAAAGCGCATTACGCCAACTCCCAGCTTGCCGGCCAAGAGGGGATTACGCTTCCTTTTACCGCTCCGTTCTTCAATGAATTCGTCATCCGGCTGCCGGAAGAAGGACCCTCTGTAAGTGAAATCAACGAGCAGCTATTAAAGTGCGGAATGCTAGGCGGCTACGATCTCGGTCTGGCGTATCCGGAGCTTGCGGGCCATATGCTGGTTGCCGTCACGGAGAAACGGACGCGTGAGGAAATCGATCATTTTGCAAGCAGATTGGGGGAATTACAATGA
- the gcvPB gene encoding aminomethyl-transferring glycine dehydrogenase subunit GcvPB, which yields MNTGEKALIFELSKPGRIAYSLPACDVPEAEAASCIPASMIRQVPARLPEVYEVDVIRHYTELSRRNFGVDNGFYPLGSCTMKYNPKINEDTARLSGFAHIHPYQPVTSIQGALELLYTLQNDLAVLTGMDQVSLQPAAGAHGEWTGLMMIRAYHESRGENRSKVIVPDSSHGTNPASATTAGFETITIQSDAGGMVDLDALRAAVGSDTAALMLTNPNTLGLFEEHILEIAQIVHEAGGLLYYDGANSNAIMGITRPGDMGFDVVHMNLHKTMSTPHGGGGPGAGPVGVKSKLIPYLPKPIAALRSDGTYYFDDDRPESIGRVKPFYGNFGILVRAYTYIRTYGPEGLRQVSECAVLNANYMMHRLSSHYDIPYPGVCKHEFVMSGRGLKAYGVRTLDVAKRLLDFGYHPPTIYFPLNVEESMMIEPTETESKETLDRFIDTMIQIAEEARTTPELVTGAPYGTVVRRLDETNAARKPVLNCSCGI from the coding sequence ATGAATACGGGGGAAAAAGCTTTAATATTCGAGCTTAGCAAACCTGGCCGTATCGCCTACTCGCTGCCGGCATGCGACGTTCCCGAAGCAGAGGCTGCCTCCTGCATTCCGGCATCGATGATCAGGCAAGTTCCCGCTCGGCTTCCCGAGGTGTACGAGGTCGACGTCATTCGCCATTACACGGAGCTTTCGAGACGGAACTTCGGCGTCGACAATGGCTTCTACCCGCTCGGCTCGTGCACGATGAAATACAATCCGAAGATCAATGAGGACACTGCGCGGCTCAGCGGATTTGCTCACATTCATCCCTATCAGCCGGTCACTAGCATTCAAGGGGCTCTTGAGCTTCTATATACGCTGCAGAACGATTTGGCCGTGCTGACCGGTATGGATCAGGTGTCACTTCAGCCTGCTGCCGGCGCTCACGGAGAATGGACCGGACTCATGATGATTCGTGCCTACCACGAGAGCAGAGGCGAGAATCGGTCGAAGGTGATCGTTCCCGACTCCTCGCACGGTACGAATCCGGCAAGCGCGACGACCGCAGGGTTCGAGACGATTACGATTCAATCGGATGCGGGCGGCATGGTCGATCTCGATGCTTTGCGGGCGGCAGTAGGCAGCGATACCGCCGCGCTCATGCTCACAAATCCGAACACGCTCGGCTTATTCGAGGAGCACATTTTAGAAATTGCCCAAATTGTGCACGAGGCCGGCGGACTGCTCTATTACGACGGCGCCAACTCCAACGCCATAATGGGAATTACCCGCCCCGGAGATATGGGCTTTGACGTCGTCCACATGAACCTGCACAAGACGATGAGCACCCCGCACGGCGGAGGCGGACCCGGTGCGGGACCCGTCGGCGTCAAAAGCAAGCTGATCCCTTATCTGCCGAAGCCGATCGCAGCACTCCGAAGCGACGGAACCTATTATTTCGACGATGACCGCCCTGAATCGATAGGCCGAGTCAAACCGTTTTACGGCAACTTCGGCATCTTGGTCCGAGCATACACGTATATCCGCACCTATGGTCCGGAAGGGCTTCGCCAAGTGTCCGAATGTGCCGTACTGAATGCCAATTACATGATGCATCGGCTCTCATCCCATTACGACATTCCATATCCAGGCGTCTGCAAGCATGAATTTGTCATGTCCGGACGCGGCCTGAAAGCTTACGGCGTTAGAACGCTCGACGTCGCCAAGCGCCTCCTTGATTTTGGCTACCACCCGCCTACGATATATTTTCCGCTCAACGTCGAGGAATCGATGATGATCGAGCCGACCGAAACCGAGAGCAAAGAGACGCTCGACCGTTTCATTGATACAATGATTCAGATTGCCGAAGAAGCGCGTACGACGCCGGAACTTGTCACAGGCGCCCCCTACGGCACCGTTGTGCGCCGGCTCGATGAGACGAATGCGGCGCGCAAGCCGGTATTAAACTGCTCGTGCGGAATCTAG
- a CDS encoding VOC family protein, translating to MKQAKRGRMRMTTENGMNNITEITLFVAELERSKEFYQESFKLAVIYEDEHCAVFDYGNTRINLLQQSQAPELVEPALVGNRGDGARFLFTIQVPEVDPVCEELKRRGVQLLNGPITRPWGRRTACFSDPDGHMWEIAQVLN from the coding sequence ATGAAACAAGCGAAGAGAGGTCGGATGCGAATGACGACAGAGAACGGGATGAACAACATTACAGAAATCACATTGTTTGTAGCTGAATTAGAGAGGTCGAAGGAGTTCTATCAAGAATCGTTCAAACTAGCGGTTATTTATGAAGATGAACACTGTGCGGTGTTCGATTATGGGAATACACGGATCAACCTCTTACAACAATCGCAAGCCCCGGAATTGGTTGAACCCGCGCTGGTTGGGAACCGAGGAGATGGCGCGCGGTTTCTGTTCACGATCCAAGTGCCGGAGGTTGATCCGGTATGCGAGGAGTTGAAAAGGAGAGGAGTCCAGTTATTAAATGGACCGATAACTCGTCCTTGGGGGCGACGGACAGCTTGTTTCTCCGATCCAGACGGACATATGTGGGAGATTGCTCAGGTTCTGAACTGA
- a CDS encoding response regulator transcription factor, translated as MIKLLLVEDESVTRKGLMKHIKWHELGVDVVEEAKDGIDGLDAARRIHPDIVISDIRMPGMNGIEFTSCIREQFPACQIIYLSGHSDKEYLKAAIRLNAVSYVEKPINIDELQEVIARAVKLCLENAKFKHMNLALSESQPFIRQNIVNGLIHSPIDNDELTRNLHLAGIALDHGDSYTASMIVPSYDEFETNDVKQSCSNRIIAFLHQSANGLMHLAAMRESFHILVISIHKPAYKQDFDAMYHHLSAHVKEQQLKCLAISWVVGSTTPELHRLRDSYKLADGFLKHLFYYDFGNIFYANNKPAAVYALGEDIIAAYASLLQELHKDSIIQFTENLYRALKTQTGTPVDEVKNLFYRMMRMLVQQGEKRGLHPIPSGLRQEEYDWAIMSRIGTLKQLKVYFLNKAAIILDGIDKLETNSRAVLDVKKYIRGKYRDKEISVNMLAEHVHLTPTYLSTLFKKETGKTISEYITEVRIEHSADLLMEPQSKLYQVADLSGYNDANYFAKAFKKITGMTPTEFRRKHKS; from the coding sequence ATGATTAAGCTGCTGCTCGTTGAAGACGAGTCCGTAACTAGAAAAGGTCTGATGAAGCATATCAAGTGGCATGAGCTGGGCGTTGATGTTGTCGAAGAAGCCAAGGACGGCATTGACGGTCTCGATGCAGCCCGCCGCATACACCCGGACATCGTCATATCGGATATCCGGATGCCGGGCATGAACGGCATCGAATTCACTTCCTGCATCAGAGAACAGTTTCCGGCATGCCAAATTATTTATTTGAGCGGTCATTCCGACAAGGAGTACCTGAAAGCGGCTATTCGACTGAATGCTGTCAGCTATGTCGAGAAACCGATTAATATCGACGAGCTGCAAGAGGTTATTGCGAGAGCTGTGAAGCTTTGTTTAGAAAATGCGAAATTCAAGCATATGAACTTGGCGCTCTCGGAAAGCCAGCCGTTCATTCGTCAGAATATCGTGAACGGGCTGATTCACAGCCCAATCGACAACGATGAACTGACGCGAAACTTGCACCTTGCCGGCATCGCACTTGACCATGGCGACTCCTATACCGCTTCCATGATCGTCCCCTCCTATGACGAATTCGAGACCAATGATGTCAAACAAAGCTGCTCGAACAGAATCATCGCGTTTCTTCATCAATCAGCGAACGGCCTTATGCATTTGGCAGCCATGAGAGAATCCTTCCATATCCTAGTCATATCCATACATAAACCGGCATACAAGCAAGATTTTGACGCCATGTATCATCACTTATCGGCGCATGTGAAAGAACAACAATTGAAATGCTTGGCCATATCCTGGGTCGTCGGCAGCACGACGCCCGAATTGCACCGATTACGCGATTCCTATAAGCTTGCGGACGGCTTTCTTAAGCATCTGTTTTACTACGACTTCGGCAATATTTTCTACGCGAATAACAAGCCGGCAGCCGTATATGCACTGGGTGAAGATATCATTGCCGCCTATGCCAGTCTTCTGCAGGAGCTTCACAAAGACAGCATCATTCAGTTTACGGAAAATTTATACCGCGCGTTAAAAACACAGACCGGAACGCCGGTCGACGAAGTTAAAAACCTTTTCTATCGCATGATGCGCATGCTCGTCCAGCAAGGCGAGAAGCGCGGGCTCCATCCAATCCCATCCGGTCTTCGGCAAGAGGAATATGATTGGGCGATCATGTCGAGGATCGGCACGCTCAAGCAGCTGAAAGTTTACTTCCTGAATAAGGCAGCCATTATCCTTGACGGCATCGACAAGCTTGAAACGAACAGCAGAGCCGTTCTTGATGTGAAAAAGTATATCCGAGGCAAATATCGCGATAAGGAGATCTCTGTGAATATGCTGGCCGAGCACGTTCACCTGACGCCGACCTACCTGTCGACTTTGTTTAAGAAAGAAACAGGTAAAACGATAAGCGAATATATAACCGAGGTCAGAATCGAGCATTCCGCAGACCTGTTAATGGAGCCGCAATCCAAGCTGTACCAGGTCGCGGATTTGTCAGGCTATAACGATGCCAATTATTTCGCGAAGGCGTTCAAAAAAATAACCGGCATGACACCAACTGAGTTCAGGAGAAAACATAAATCGTGA
- a CDS encoding cache domain-containing sensor histidine kinase, with protein sequence MRKALRTIIELFSNMHIRGKLLISYFILIFLPLAVMTAITYKNVSSDYEKQILHSADQSFDQAYTFLTYKVNTLIKASDVIYFNADVQTILTRERQQFADDYVQQNIDRQRLEYFLNSFQNTEDIYRASLYVPGWLMYAGQNFNFMNMDAFSQTESYQALLASKDKVSWLPVHAVTNNNTNLDPVQVISLLRKIRNSEQTTEIIGIIELNILKDIIEGIIQKANITNDGVVYIQNSVGDIVSCSNMENFKSINPNVALIQDTQDDGMSWNNAKIGSSDYLLKKRTIENTDWTMVTAIPLTEIFKQSIRIRDLMLVLMLLCGLLSYGLAYLITGATVKRILLLKKKMRLVQEGVLNVEVHSTIRDEIGELTDSFNHMIKRIGILVDEQYQNGKEIKNLELKALQAQINPHFLYNTLEMINWKAIDNDVPEIAVISQSLAKFYKLSLNKGKDIVSIADEINHIRAYVQIQNLRFDNKIKLEVHIAEELYGCDILKLILQPLVENSIIHGILEARDSEEGIITITGSLDKNDIVIAVEDDGVGMLSEQADGLLANGNGNDEAQGYGVRNINHRIKLCYGQEYGLAYRSSQGSGTKVEIRIPYRR encoded by the coding sequence GTGAGAAAAGCGCTGCGAACGATAATCGAGTTATTTTCCAATATGCATATTCGGGGCAAGCTCCTGATCTCCTATTTCATCCTCATCTTCTTACCGCTTGCCGTAATGACTGCCATTACGTACAAGAATGTATCGAGTGACTACGAGAAACAAATCCTTCACTCGGCCGATCAGTCGTTTGACCAGGCCTACACGTTCTTAACCTACAAGGTGAATACGCTGATCAAGGCCTCCGACGTCATCTATTTCAACGCCGATGTTCAAACGATTCTGACAAGGGAACGGCAGCAGTTCGCGGATGATTACGTACAACAGAACATAGATAGACAGAGATTGGAATACTTCTTAAACAGCTTTCAGAATACGGAAGATATTTATCGGGCAAGCCTGTATGTTCCCGGTTGGCTGATGTATGCCGGTCAGAACTTCAACTTTATGAACATGGACGCATTCTCCCAAACCGAGAGCTATCAGGCGCTGCTGGCTTCCAAGGATAAGGTCAGCTGGCTTCCGGTGCATGCCGTTACGAATAACAATACCAATCTCGATCCGGTGCAGGTCATTTCGCTGCTTCGCAAAATCCGAAATAGCGAGCAGACGACAGAAATTATCGGCATCATCGAGCTGAACATTTTAAAAGACATCATCGAGGGAATCATCCAGAAAGCGAATATTACGAATGACGGCGTTGTCTATATTCAGAATTCGGTCGGCGATATCGTCAGCTGTTCAAACATGGAAAATTTCAAAAGCATCAACCCGAATGTGGCACTCATCCAGGATACCCAAGACGATGGCATGTCATGGAATAACGCAAAGATCGGCAGCAGTGATTACCTCCTCAAGAAGAGAACGATCGAGAATACAGATTGGACGATGGTTACGGCGATTCCTCTGACGGAAATATTCAAGCAAAGCATCCGAATCAGGGACCTCATGCTCGTATTGATGCTCCTCTGCGGCCTTCTCTCTTATGGACTGGCCTATCTGATTACAGGCGCAACGGTCAAACGCATCTTGCTGCTCAAGAAGAAAATGCGTTTGGTTCAGGAAGGCGTACTTAACGTGGAAGTGCATTCCACCATTCGCGACGAGATCGGCGAGTTGACCGACAGCTTTAATCATATGATCAAACGAATCGGCATTCTCGTAGACGAGCAGTATCAGAACGGCAAGGAAATTAAGAATCTGGAGCTCAAAGCGCTGCAAGCGCAGATCAATCCGCATTTTCTGTATAACACGCTTGAAATGATCAACTGGAAGGCCATTGACAATGATGTGCCCGAAATCGCCGTCATCTCGCAGTCGCTTGCCAAGTTTTATAAGCTCAGCTTGAACAAGGGCAAGGATATCGTCAGCATCGCAGATGAAATCAACCATATTCGCGCCTATGTGCAAATTCAGAATCTGCGATTCGATAATAAAATCAAGCTCGAGGTTCATATCGCCGAAGAGTTATATGGCTGCGATATCTTGAAGTTAATTCTCCAGCCCCTTGTCGAGAATTCCATTATCCACGGCATACTCGAAGCTAGGGACAGTGAGGAAGGCATCATCACCATTACAGGTTCTCTCGATAAGAACGATATTGTCATAGCAGTCGAAGACGATGGTGTAGGAATGCTTTCGGAACAAGCTGATGGGCTGCTTGCTAACGGGAACGGCAATGATGAAGCGCAAGGATACGGCGTCAGAAACATCAATCACCGAATCAAGCTCTGCTATGGTCAGGAATATGGCCTCGCCTACCGTTCATCGCAGGGGAGCGGTACAAAGGTCGAAATTCGAATCCCGTATCGCCGCTAA
- a CDS encoding ABC transporter substrate-binding protein — translation MRRSNVLTLLLPLVLSIMLALTACGGNNSGNSKSDSSTGTNEKGTTDNAASGNTAAKSDIDLSKHVNLTMYLIGSPAKDYDMVLAEVNKKLKKDLNATLTVNWVGWADYGTQYPLLLASGEPIDLIYASTWTNFYSNARKGAFMAIEDLAKKYAPKSLAQITPDFYKQTEVDGHLYGMPAEFYQYGDMGYIVRGDLMKKYGLTSINNIDDYGKYMDAVVKNDPQLDPSGQISSSGGLETYYAAANGYYNVLSSQFTPFYVNMDDPSAKIINLYETDGILDYFKKMKEWGDKGYWTKSILSNKDDKMFKEEKAASILHNQDSWSGAYMEHPAWDVQFYLNSKYTYKTQAMQDGMAIPASSKNPERALMFLELLRTDRSYNNLLTYGIEGKHYEITADNKLKALDLDGFAPDGYCSWGFKAPELRYEVVDSPPNIGDVRKALAARAKENPYALFTPDFEPVKNEMAAVTNVVQQYSFPLNYGYVKNPEEGLKTLVSKIKAAGSEKIMAEMQKQLDAFIASNKNS, via the coding sequence ATGAGAAGATCAAACGTGCTTACGCTGTTATTGCCGTTGGTGCTCAGTATAATGCTTGCGCTTACCGCATGCGGCGGCAATAACTCCGGAAATTCGAAATCAGATTCAAGCACCGGCACCAATGAGAAGGGGACAACGGATAATGCTGCTTCCGGCAATACGGCGGCGAAATCGGATATCGACCTTTCGAAGCATGTGAACTTGACGATGTACCTGATCGGATCGCCTGCCAAGGATTATGACATGGTGCTTGCCGAGGTGAACAAGAAACTGAAGAAAGACTTGAACGCTACCTTAACCGTTAACTGGGTAGGCTGGGCTGATTATGGCACGCAATATCCGCTGCTTCTCGCATCCGGCGAACCGATTGATCTGATTTACGCTTCTACGTGGACAAACTTCTATTCCAATGCTCGAAAAGGCGCGTTTATGGCGATTGAAGACTTGGCCAAGAAGTATGCGCCGAAGAGTCTTGCGCAGATCACTCCGGATTTCTATAAGCAGACGGAAGTGGACGGCCATCTCTACGGTATGCCGGCAGAGTTCTATCAGTATGGGGATATGGGCTATATCGTCAGAGGCGATCTCATGAAGAAATATGGGCTGACATCCATCAACAACATCGATGATTACGGCAAATATATGGATGCGGTAGTGAAGAACGATCCGCAGCTCGATCCAAGCGGCCAGATCAGCTCATCCGGCGGTCTTGAGACGTATTATGCAGCGGCGAACGGCTATTACAACGTGCTGTCGAGCCAGTTTACGCCTTTCTACGTGAATATGGATGATCCATCCGCCAAAATCATTAACTTATATGAGACGGACGGCATTCTGGATTACTTCAAGAAAATGAAAGAGTGGGGAGATAAGGGATACTGGACGAAATCGATCCTCTCCAACAAAGACGATAAAATGTTCAAGGAAGAGAAGGCTGCATCCATTCTGCACAATCAAGATTCCTGGAGCGGCGCATACATGGAACACCCGGCTTGGGACGTCCAGTTCTATCTGAACAGCAAGTACACGTATAAAACGCAGGCGATGCAGGATGGCATGGCGATACCGGCTTCCTCCAAAAATCCGGAGCGCGCCTTGATGTTCCTTGAATTGCTGCGCACGGACCGAAGCTATAACAATCTCCTGACTTACGGTATCGAGGGCAAGCACTATGAAATTACGGCCGACAATAAGCTCAAAGCGCTTGATTTGGACGGCTTCGCGCCGGATGGCTATTGCTCTTGGGGCTTTAAGGCGCCAGAGCTCCGATATGAAGTCGTAGATTCGCCGCCGAACATCGGCGACGTGCGCAAAGCACTCGCTGCACGGGCGAAAGAGAACCCTTACGCGCTCTTCACGCCTGATTTCGAGCCGGTCAAGAACGAAATGGCAGCTGTCACCAACGTCGTACAGCAATATTCGTTCCCGCTCAACTACGGATACGTGAAGAATCCGGAAGAAGGGCTCAAAACACTCGTTTCCAAAATTAAAGCTGCAGGCTCCGAGAAGATCATGGCTGAGATGCAGAAGCAGCTGGACGCGTTCATCGCCTCCAACAAGAATAGCTAA
- a CDS encoding carbohydrate ABC transporter permease, with product MENNLAFDRKGKIPKTEGANLLFNIISYTVVTVAAILCLLPFEILVSGSFTDENAIAQHGYGIIPSKFSIEAYRVLFKFPDSIIRAYGVSIFITVIGTIVGLFVTSMTAYVMNRKDFKYRNKLAFFFYFTTLFNGGILSTYIFFVKYLQLKNDMLSLILPLLINVFYLIVMRTFISSIPDSISESAKIDGAGDFTIFMKLILPLTKPGLATIGLFYALDYWNDWYNAMLYISDANKFPLQYLLFSTLQSAEAISRISKMASVAAISVPTLSLKLAMAVIATGPIILVYPSVQKYFVKGLTVGAIKG from the coding sequence AAAAATCCCGAAGACGGAAGGCGCGAATCTATTATTCAACATCATTAGCTATACCGTCGTTACCGTCGCGGCTATTCTTTGTTTGCTGCCGTTCGAAATCCTCGTATCCGGGTCATTCACGGACGAGAATGCGATCGCGCAGCACGGTTATGGAATCATACCTAGCAAATTCTCAATTGAGGCTTATCGCGTGTTGTTCAAGTTCCCGGATTCGATCATACGGGCATACGGAGTATCCATCTTCATAACGGTCATCGGGACGATCGTCGGGCTGTTCGTTACTTCGATGACGGCTTACGTGATGAACCGCAAGGATTTCAAGTACCGGAACAAGCTTGCGTTCTTCTTCTACTTTACGACGCTGTTCAACGGAGGCATTCTGTCGACCTATATTTTCTTCGTGAAGTATCTGCAATTGAAGAACGATATGCTTTCGTTGATTCTTCCGCTTCTGATCAATGTGTTCTATCTCATCGTGATGCGGACCTTCATCAGTTCCATTCCTGATTCGATCAGTGAATCGGCCAAAATCGACGGAGCGGGGGACTTCACCATTTTCATGAAGCTGATCCTGCCGCTTACGAAGCCAGGGCTTGCGACGATTGGCCTGTTCTATGCCTTGGATTACTGGAATGACTGGTACAACGCGATGCTCTATATTTCGGATGCGAACAAATTCCCGCTGCAATATTTGCTGTTCTCGACGCTGCAATCAGCGGAAGCCATATCTCGAATTTCCAAGATGGCAAGCGTAGCCGCGATTTCCGTGCCTACCTTATCGTTGAAGCTGGCCATGGCGGTCATTGCGACGGGGCCGATCATTCTTGTCTATCCGTCCGTTCAGAAATATTTTGTCAAAGGCCTTACGGTTGGAGCGATCAAAGGATAA